In Helianthus annuus cultivar XRQ/B chromosome 9, HanXRQr2.0-SUNRISE, whole genome shotgun sequence, the following are encoded in one genomic region:
- the LOC110893010 gene encoding uncharacterized protein LOC110893010, producing MATIRCNGNWVQFDSHDNQCFEDNEEETLSLCDLPTNDIQIQTTSNIEDTEPEDFQFGSSHGDTTCLSPENMCNADDVFFQGQILPLRHSVCSETAGLTRSASMSVVGSRSITTGKDPRTIRSNEYGYKPKIRNQFHSHPSPSPQIRTQSFRTLSHSNPKTSSSLWSFLQVGLVKPQEIGLSDLKNRSKRFGSHNSNSSSNSGSMNSMNGTNDQTQSQNKHQNKIKHPPKNNKKKQRLFFGGCKCTAVTTVGTMKDTVGKKKTTTEDRNSTMIGEGRQTASRHRTFEWLKQLSIAAPSEA from the coding sequence ATGGCAACAATTCGCTGCAACGGTAATTGGGTTCAATTCGATTCTCATGACAATCAATGTTTTGAAGACAACGAAGAAGAAACATTATCTCTTTGCGATCTTCCCACCAACGACATTCAAATCCAAACAACCTCAAACATAGAAGACACCGAACCAGAAGACTTCCAGTTCGGTTCCTCTCACGGCGATACCACTTGTCTCTCACCGGAAAACATGTGCAACGCCGATGATGTGTTTTTCCAAGGTCAGATTCTACCGTTACGCCACTCGGTCTGCTCCGAAACAGCCGGGTTGACCCGGTCAGCATCTATGAGTGTTGTCGGCAGTAGAAGTATAACCACCGGAAAAGACCCGAGAACAATTCGGTCAAACGAGTACGGGTACAAACCCAAGATCCGAAACCAGTTCCATTCACACCCGAGCCCATCACCACAGATCCGAACCCAAAGTTTCCGTACACTTTCACATTCAAACCCGAAAACATCATCCTCGTTATGGAGTTTTTTACAAGTGGGTTTAGTAAAGCCACAAGAAATCGGGTTATCAGATTTAAAAAACCGGAGCAAGAGATTCGGgagccacaacagcaacagcagcagcaataGCGGTAGTATGAATAGTATGAATGGTACAAATGATCAAACACAAAGTCAAAACAAACaccaaaataaaataaagcatCCGCCGAAAAACAACaagaagaaacagaggttgtttTTCGGCGGATGTAAATGTACTGCAGTTACAACCGTTGGTACGATGAAAGATACTGTTGGAAAGAAGAAGACAACAACTGAAGATAGAAATAGTACGATGATCGGTGAAGGGAGACAGACGGCGTCACGTCACCGAACGTTTGAGTGGTTAAAGCAGCTTTCGATAGCTGCACCAAGTGAAGCTTAA